From a single Streptomyces sp. 1331.2 genomic region:
- a CDS encoding polynucleotide kinase-phosphatase, which yields MTDAAADPTAADPTATDPAATAATATDAAPAATGAAATTASTTPRRLPVTDVSLVVLIGTSGAGKSTFARRHFLPTQVVSSDFCRGLVADDENDQSASAEAFDLLHYIVGKRLAAGRLTVVDATNVQPEARRQLVRIAREHDVLPIAIVLDVPPGVCAERNRSRPDRQLPAHVIPRQNRELRRSLRGLEREGFRKVHILRGEAEVASAGIELEKRYNDLRHLSGPFDIVGDIHGCRSELETLLTRLGYALTRDAHGRPVDAEHPAGRTAVFVGDLVDRGPDTPGVLRLVMGMVAAGHAICVPGNHENKLGRAMDGKKVTVSHGLQESLDQLAGESEEFRAEVRAFMRGLVSHYLLDGGALVVCHAGLPERYHGRNSGRVRSHALYGETTGETDEYGLPVRYPWAEEYRGRALVVYGHTPVPTASFVNNTICLDTGCVFGGSLTALRYPERELVSVEAEREWYAPVRPMITDAPGAREGRPLDLADVAGRRIVETGLHGRVAVREENAAAALEVMSRFALDPRLLAYLPPTMAPSATSRRDGYLEHPEEAFLAYRADGVRHLVCEEKHMGSRAVLLVARDGAELERRFGVAGPGAIWTRTGRAFLGDDELTAAVLGRVRAAAERAGLFEELGTGWLLLDAELMPWSLKAVELLRRQYAAVGAAAGAALPEVLSALERAAGRGLDLAALTDRQRQRATDARAFTEAYRRYCWPTEGLSGIRLAPFQLLAAEGANLAVRPHDEHLAWIDRLAAADEELVAAEELVAAGGADGADRAGGAYGAGGAKEPVLQRTGRILVDTEDEASMAAATAWWEELTGAGGEGMVVKPLASLVRTSRGKGRPGGLVQPGVKVRGREYLRIIYGPDYTEHLDRLRQRALGHKRSLALREYALGLEALDRLAAGEPLWRVHEPVFAVLALESEPVDPRL from the coding sequence ATGACCGACGCCGCAGCCGACCCGACAGCAGCCGACCCGACCGCAACCGACCCGGCAGCAACCGCCGCGACCGCAACCGACGCCGCACCCGCCGCGACCGGCGCCGCCGCGACGACCGCGAGCACCACCCCCCGCCGCCTCCCCGTCACCGACGTCTCCCTCGTCGTCCTGATCGGCACCAGCGGCGCGGGCAAGTCCACCTTCGCCCGCCGCCACTTCCTGCCCACCCAGGTCGTCTCCTCCGACTTCTGCCGCGGCCTGGTCGCCGACGACGAGAACGACCAGTCGGCCTCCGCCGAGGCCTTCGACCTCCTGCACTACATCGTCGGCAAGCGCCTGGCGGCCGGCCGGCTGACCGTCGTGGACGCCACCAACGTCCAGCCCGAGGCCCGCCGTCAGCTGGTCCGGATCGCCCGCGAGCACGACGTGCTGCCGATCGCGATCGTCCTGGACGTCCCGCCGGGGGTGTGCGCCGAGCGCAACCGCTCCCGCCCGGACCGGCAGCTGCCGGCCCACGTCATCCCGCGCCAGAACCGCGAGCTGCGACGTTCCCTGCGCGGCCTGGAGCGCGAGGGCTTCCGCAAGGTGCACATCCTGCGCGGCGAGGCCGAGGTGGCGTCGGCCGGGATCGAGCTGGAGAAGCGCTACAACGACCTGCGCCACCTCTCCGGCCCGTTCGACATCGTGGGTGACATCCACGGTTGCCGCTCCGAGCTGGAGACCCTGCTGACCCGCCTCGGCTACGCGCTCACCCGGGACGCCCACGGCCGCCCGGTGGACGCCGAGCACCCCGCGGGCCGTACCGCCGTCTTCGTCGGCGACCTGGTCGACCGCGGCCCCGACACCCCGGGCGTGCTGCGCCTGGTGATGGGCATGGTGGCGGCCGGTCACGCGATCTGCGTGCCCGGCAACCACGAGAACAAGCTCGGCCGGGCGATGGACGGCAAGAAGGTCACCGTCTCGCACGGTCTGCAGGAGTCGCTGGACCAGCTGGCGGGGGAGAGCGAGGAGTTCAGGGCCGAGGTGCGCGCGTTCATGCGCGGCCTGGTCAGCCACTACCTGCTGGACGGTGGCGCCCTGGTGGTCTGCCACGCCGGTCTGCCGGAGCGGTACCACGGCCGTAACTCCGGCCGGGTCCGCTCGCACGCGCTGTACGGGGAGACCACCGGCGAGACCGACGAGTACGGCCTGCCGGTGCGCTACCCGTGGGCCGAGGAGTACCGGGGCCGGGCGCTGGTGGTCTACGGCCACACCCCGGTGCCGACCGCGAGCTTCGTCAACAACACCATCTGCCTGGACACCGGCTGCGTCTTCGGCGGCAGCCTGACCGCGCTGCGCTACCCGGAGCGGGAGCTGGTGAGCGTCGAGGCCGAGCGCGAGTGGTACGCCCCGGTGCGCCCGATGATCACCGACGCGCCGGGCGCCCGTGAGGGCCGCCCGCTGGACCTCGCCGACGTGGCCGGGCGCCGGATCGTCGAGACCGGTCTGCACGGGCGGGTCGCCGTCCGGGAGGAGAACGCGGCGGCCGCGCTGGAGGTGATGAGCCGCTTCGCGCTGGATCCGCGGCTGCTCGCCTATCTGCCGCCGACCATGGCGCCGAGCGCGACCTCCCGCCGGGACGGCTACCTGGAGCACCCGGAGGAGGCCTTCCTCGCCTACCGCGCGGACGGCGTGCGGCACCTGGTGTGCGAGGAGAAGCACATGGGCTCGCGCGCGGTGCTGCTGGTCGCCCGGGACGGGGCCGAGCTGGAACGCCGCTTCGGCGTGGCCGGCCCGGGCGCGATCTGGACCCGTACCGGTCGCGCCTTCCTCGGCGACGACGAGCTGACCGCCGCCGTCCTGGGCCGGGTGCGGGCGGCCGCCGAGCGCGCCGGGCTGTTCGAGGAGCTGGGCACCGGCTGGCTGCTGCTGGACGCCGAGCTGATGCCGTGGTCGCTGAAGGCGGTGGAGCTGCTGCGCCGCCAGTACGCGGCGGTCGGTGCGGCGGCGGGTGCCGCCCTGCCGGAGGTGCTGTCCGCGCTGGAGCGGGCGGCCGGGCGCGGCCTGGACCTGGCCGCCCTGACCGACCGCCAGCGGCAGCGCGCCACCGACGCCCGGGCGTTCACCGAGGCGTACCGGCGTTACTGCTGGCCGACGGAGGGCCTGTCCGGCATCCGGCTGGCGCCGTTCCAGCTGCTGGCCGCCGAGGGGGCGAACCTCGCGGTGCGCCCGCACGACGAGCACCTGGCCTGGATCGACCGCCTGGCGGCGGCCGACGAGGAGCTGGTGGCCGCCGAGGAGCTGGTGGCCGCCGGGGGTGCCGACGGTGCCGACAGGGCGGGCGGCGCCTACGGTGCGGGCGGGGCGAAGGAGCCCGTGCTGCAGCGCACCGGCCGGATCCTGGTGGACACCGAGGACGAGGCCTCGATGGCCGCCGCCACCGCCTGGTGGGAGGAGCTGACCGGGGCGGGCGGCGAGGGCATGGTGGTCAAGCCGCTGGCCTCGCTGGTGCGGACCTCGCGCGGGAAGGGCCGGCCGGGCGGGCTGGTTCAGCCCGGGGTGAAGGTCCGCGGCCGGGAGTACCTGCGGATCATCTACGGCCCGGACTACACCGAGCACCTGGACCGGCTGCGCCAGCGGGCGTTGGGCCACAAGCGCTCACTGGCGCTGCGCGAGTACGCGCTGGGCCTGGAGGCGCTGGACCGGCTGGCGGCCGGGGAGCCGCTGTGGCGGGTGCACGAGCCGGTGTTCGCCGTGCTGGCGCTGGAGTCGGAGCCGGTCGACCCGCGGCTGTAG
- the argF gene encoding ornithine carbamoyltransferase, producing the protein MAFNLRNRHFLKELDFTPQEFRFLVDLAAGLKAAKYAGTEQPRLRGKNIALIFEKTSTRTRCAFEVAAHDQGATTTYLDPAASQIGHKESIKDTARVLGRMFDGIEYRGHGQEVVEELAEHAGVPVWNGLTDEWHPTQMLADVLTITEHTVKPLPEVALAYLGDARSNMGNSLLVTGALLGMDIRIVAPRGLWPTEDVQKSAQALAETTGARITLTEDVDEGVAGADFLYTDVWVSMGEPKEVWAERIELLKPYQVSMDTVRATGNPAVKFLHCLPAFHDLGTVVGRQMYEATGMTELECTDELFESPHSIVFDQAENRLHTIKAVLVATLGS; encoded by the coding sequence ATGGCCTTCAACCTCCGGAACAGGCACTTCCTCAAGGAGCTCGACTTCACGCCCCAGGAGTTCCGCTTCCTGGTGGACCTCGCCGCCGGGCTCAAGGCGGCGAAGTACGCGGGCACCGAGCAGCCCCGGCTGCGCGGCAAGAACATCGCGCTGATCTTCGAGAAGACCTCCACCCGTACCCGCTGCGCCTTCGAGGTCGCCGCCCACGACCAGGGCGCCACCACCACCTACCTGGACCCGGCGGCCTCGCAGATCGGCCACAAGGAGTCCATCAAGGACACCGCCAGAGTGCTCGGCCGGATGTTCGACGGCATCGAGTACCGCGGCCACGGCCAGGAGGTCGTCGAGGAGCTCGCCGAGCACGCCGGAGTCCCGGTCTGGAACGGCCTGACCGACGAGTGGCACCCCACCCAGATGCTGGCGGACGTGCTCACCATCACCGAGCACACCGTCAAGCCGCTCCCCGAGGTCGCGCTCGCCTACCTCGGCGACGCCCGCTCCAACATGGGCAACTCGCTGCTGGTCACCGGCGCCCTGCTCGGCATGGACATCCGGATCGTCGCCCCGCGCGGCCTCTGGCCGACCGAGGACGTGCAGAAGTCGGCGCAGGCCCTGGCCGAGACGACCGGCGCCCGGATCACCCTGACCGAGGACGTCGACGAGGGCGTGGCCGGCGCCGACTTCCTCTACACCGACGTCTGGGTCTCGATGGGCGAGCCCAAGGAGGTCTGGGCCGAGCGGATCGAGCTGCTCAAGCCCTACCAGGTCTCCATGGACACCGTCCGCGCCACCGGCAACCCGGCCGTGAAGTTCCTGCACTGCCTGCCGGCCTTCCACGACCTCGGCACGGTGGTCGGGCGGCAGATGTACGAGGCGACCGGAATGACCGAACTGGAGTGCACCGACGAGCTGTTCGAGTCGCCGCACTCCATCGTCTTCGACCAGGCCGAGAACCGGCTGCACACCATCAAGGCTGTTCTGGTCGCCACCCTGGGCTCCTGA
- a CDS encoding superoxide dismutase, which yields MSAPLAAALLPLALLAPTATPASASPASSSAPTSAVSVLEAAFDPATAFVPPTAVSYAADLVPYGSHARVVTDRSVPGRTVLTLTASGLAADHEFPVHLHTGSCGADPASSGPHYQNAVDPVQPSTDPAYANEHNELRLLLRTDGRGGGTATTAVDWQPRPGGARSLVLHAGSPAGPRAAGDRVACVKLER from the coding sequence ATGTCCGCTCCGCTCGCCGCCGCCCTGCTGCCGCTGGCCCTGCTCGCCCCTACCGCCACACCGGCCTCCGCTTCGCCGGCCTCCTCCTCGGCCCCCACGTCGGCGGTCTCCGTACTGGAGGCCGCCTTCGACCCGGCCACCGCCTTCGTCCCGCCGACCGCCGTCAGCTACGCGGCCGACCTGGTGCCGTACGGCTCGCACGCCCGGGTCGTCACCGACCGCTCGGTGCCCGGGCGGACGGTGCTCACCCTGACGGCCTCCGGGCTCGCCGCCGACCACGAGTTCCCGGTCCACCTGCACACCGGAAGCTGCGGGGCCGACCCGGCCTCCTCGGGCCCGCACTACCAGAACGCGGTCGACCCGGTGCAGCCGTCCACCGACCCCGCGTACGCCAACGAGCACAACGAGCTGCGGCTGCTGCTGCGCACCGACGGCCGGGGCGGGGGCACCGCCACGACCGCGGTGGACTGGCAGCCCCGGCCCGGCGGGGCGCGCTCGCTGGTGCTGCACGCGGGCAGCCCGGCCGGCCCGCGCGCGGCGGGCGACCGGGTGGCCTGCGTCAAGCTGGAGCGCTGA
- a CDS encoding type II toxin-antitoxin system VapC family toxin yields the protein MIVVDASALVLALADEGPRGAAARAELASGGEWLAPEHILVEVMQSLRGLYLAKELTAARVAELTGELAAVAIRKVEVAPLLGRIWELKDNLTPDDAAYVAVAELHGVPLVTADLRLMRASGPRCEIRGIRREPA from the coding sequence ATGATCGTGGTGGACGCATCCGCGCTGGTACTGGCACTGGCCGACGAGGGTCCGCGCGGAGCCGCCGCCCGGGCCGAACTCGCCTCCGGCGGCGAGTGGTTGGCGCCCGAGCACATCCTGGTCGAGGTGATGCAGTCGCTGCGCGGCCTCTACCTGGCCAAGGAGCTGACCGCCGCACGGGTCGCCGAACTCACCGGCGAACTGGCCGCGGTGGCGATCCGCAAGGTCGAGGTCGCGCCGCTGCTCGGCCGGATCTGGGAGCTCAAGGACAACCTGACCCCGGACGACGCCGCGTACGTCGCGGTGGCCGAACTGCACGGGGTGCCGCTGGTCACCGCCGACCTGCGACTGATGCGGGCCAGCGGGCCGCGCTGCGAGATCCGGGGGATCCGGCGCGAGCCGGCCTGA